AAGTAAAGAAGATGTCTCAGGAAGAAGCTCGCAAGCAAGGCTTGGCTCTCTTGCAGAAGGTAGGACTCCAGGACAAGGCCGATGTGTATCCCGAGCGGCTGTCTGGCGGACAGATGCAACGAGTGGCAATCGCAAGGGCGCTTGCCATGAATCCAAAGGTTATGCTGTTTGATGAGCCGACATCCGCCCTGGACCCGGAGCTGGTAGGAGAGGTGCTTGCCGTCATCAAAAATTTAGCCAAAGAAGGCATGACAATGGTGATCGTGACACACGAAATGAATTTTGCCAAGGAAGTGGGCGACCGAATCATTTTTATGGATCAAGGTATCATCATGGCAGAAGGTCATCCGAGTGAGGTTTTTGGCAATACCGTTAACGATCGCTTGCGTTCGTTCTTGGGCAAGGTATTGGCATAAAAAAGAAGGGCACCAGTTGCTTCGTTTCGTATCATGAAAAACGAGCACTGGTGCCGTATTATTTTGCTGCATCCAACAATTGGCTGACCGTGACAAACCGATAACCTTGCGAACGCAAATCCGTGATGAGCTCCCGCAGTGCAGCGACTGTTTGCCGTTGGTTTAAGCCCCCATCATGAAACAGGATGATATCCCCGGAGGAGACATTACTCTTGACGCTTTTGGCAATGACGTTAGCTGTGCGTGCCAAAGACCAATCACGAGGATCAATCGACCAGTGAATGATGTCGTAGCCACTGGTTTGAACCGCATTCATGACGTCATGTGTCAGGATACCGTAGGGTGGACGGTAGTACTGCGCCAAAATGCCAGTCGTCTTCAAAATGGAGCGCTCTGCATGCTTGATGTCTTCGTACACTTCATGCTCGGTCAGCTTGTTCAGATCAAAATGGTGGTAGCCGTGGTTGCCGATTTCATGCCCAGCCTTGTAAATCCACTGCAAAACTTTTGGATGCTTGTCCACTTGGGAGCCAAGGACAAAAAACGTAGCGCGAACATTGTACTGATGAAGCACCTCAAGAATTTTGGGCGTGTAAATAGCATCTGGCCCATCATCAAAAGTGAGGGCGACGACCTTTTTCACTGTGTCGATTCTGTGGATCGGCTCATACGAAGGCAGTGTTTGCTGGGCAAAAGCAGGTAGGGTGCCGTAGCCAAGAAGGCAGGCGAGTAGCAAGGCGTACCGTATGCATTTGTGCATAAACAATCGCCTCCTTCTTCTGGGATGTGATTAGGTTCACCTCCTGCTAGGCAAAACATGCTACCAAAAGAAAACAGCGGTCAGAGTAGGTGGCGGTTATGTTAAAATGGAAGAACCGTACATAGGAGAGGAGAGAGTTTGGTGGAACTCCGCGGTATGTTGCAAGGACTAACACACGAGTACCATGGAGGGGACAAGCCGGTAGACTACTATTTGAATATCGGCGGGTATCGCCTTCCGCTTAATGAATGGCTGGGCAGTGAATTGACGATTTCGTTTTTAGGCGAAAAAAATTGTATTGCCTGCGGCCGGAAAACAAATAAGACGTTTAACAGCGGGTATTGCTATCCCTGTTTTACCAAACTGCCGGAAAATGACTTGTGCATCGTCAAGCCGCATGAATGTCATTTTGACTTGGGGACCTGCCGGGACGAGAGCTTTGGCGAGAAATATTGCATGATCCCTCATTTTGTCTACCTGGCAGTGTCGAGTGATATAAAGGTAGGATTGACTCGCAAGCATAATGAATTGAGACGCTGGGTGGATCAAGGCGCGATTCGAGCGATTCCGATAGCAGAGCTTCCCACTCGTCGGATGGCTGGGGAGCTTGAATTCCACTTGAGTCAGTTTTTGCCGGACAAGACCAACTGGCGCAAAATGCTCAAGGGAGATGTGAAGGAAATCGACTTGCTCGCCATGCGCGATGAAGTGTACGGTCATTTTCCTGAACAGTTTAAAGCATTCCAATATCGCGAGGACGAATGGGTAGATATTGCCTATCCGATCTTGGAGTCACTGGATAAAATTAATTCCAAGACGCTCGATAAAGAAGAACAACTCGGCGGGCGATTGATCGGTGTGAAAGCACAGTATTTGATTTTTGAAAATGGTGTATTCCAGACGAGAAAGCACGCTGGCTACCAAGTCGAGATCAAAGCAAAACCGTCTGCATAATGACGTGCAAACTCCTCACACTAGGACATGTGAAGGAGGATGGCAGATGGATGAGCACATTGAATATACCATGCCTTTAACCGGGACACTGGCTGAGGCCGTGGAAGACCAGAATGCCGAGCAACTAGGGGTGCCCTTCTCGCCGCTTTCGCAAATGTGGCAGGTAAATCCTGACCCGACGAATGAGAGAGATTATGCAAAGAGAGAGCGCAACGAATAACAGATTCCACATGAGAAGAAAACGTATGACGACAGCCAGAAGAGAGGGACGGCTGTCGTTTTTGTTTGCTACACGTTTACCAATTCTTATACAATAAATACATGAACAGAAACAAAAAAGCGAGGAATTGAATATGACGATGAAAGCCTACCTATACAACAAATGTGATACATGCCGCAAAGCGAAAAAATGGCTTACCGATCAAAATATTGGCTTCGAAGAAATTCCGATTGTAGATGCACCGCCGTCTAAAGAAGAGCTACACCAAATTTGGCAGACAAGCGGCCTCGATTTGCGCAAGTTTTTCAATGTGAGTGGTGTCCATTACCGCGAGCTGGGCTTGAAGGACAAGCTTCCTACGATGTCAGAGGATGAAATGCTTGAGCTGTTGGCTTCTAATGGCAAGCTGATCAAACGGCCTCTACTCGCAAACGATCGTACCGTAACCCTTGGTTTCAAAGAAGAAGAACTCGAGAAGGCTTGGGGAGGGAAGGCATGATGCGCCAACCTTCCAAAAGACTGAATCATCTCTCCGCCGATATTTTTTCAGAGATGGAGGCTCGCAAAAGGGAAGTTGCCAAAACAAGAACGGTATACGACTTGAGCATTGGCAGTCCTGATCAGCAGCCTGACGAGAAGCTTCTGCAAACGCTAATCCATGCTATCTGGCAACCAACCTCTTTTCGCTATCCGTTGAGCGAGGGGACGGCGGCCTTCCGAGAAGAGGTCGCCCGCTGGTATCAATATCGTTTTGGGGTGGAGCTGGCGCCGGATGGGGAGGTTCATTCCTTGATGGGGTCACAGGATGGTTTGGCTCACTTTGCTTTGGCATGGACCGATCCAGGAGATATCGTTCTCGTACCTGATCCTGGGTATCCGATCTACGAAGGCAGTGTTCATTTGGCGGGAGCGGTACCTTACCGGATGCCTCTGCGGGCAGAAAATGAATTTTTGCCAAAGCTGACAGACATTCCAGAGGAGATTGCGGCTCGTGCAACGTTTATAATTCTGAACTATCCGAATAATCCAGTTTCCGCTGTCGCTACCCTCGCCTTTTTTGAAGAGGTGGTGGCTTTTGCCAAGCGCTTTGACATTATCGTGGTTCATGATTTGGCTTATTCGGAGATGGTGTTTGACGGCTACCAGGCGCCGAGCTTTTTGCAAGTGCCGGGAGCGAAGGAAGTGGGAATTGAATTTAATTCGTTTTCCAAGAGCTTCAACATGGCGGGTTGCCGGATCGCTTACGTTGTAGGGAATGCAGACATCATCAAGCCGCTTGCGATTGTAAAATCCAATATCGATTACGGCGTCTTTTTGCCTGTACAGCAAATGGCCATTGAGGCTTTGCGAAAGGATCGGGAATCGGGTGGGGAAAACACAGTCGCGCCCGTATACCAGGAACGGCGTGATGTGCTACTGGGCGCATTGGCAAAAGCAGGATGGAGCATTCCATCTCCCAAGGCGACCATGTTCGTCTGGGCAGCTGTACCAAACGGCTGGACGTCACGAGAGTTTGCCTTCGCGTTACTGGAGAAAGCCGGAGTCGTGGTCGTTCCGGGAAGTGCCTTCGGCGAAGAAGGAGAAGGGTATGTACGAATTGCTCTCGTCCAACCTCCTGAGATCCTGTTAGAGGCCGTGGCTGCCATTGATCAATCCGGAATTCTTCGCATGAAAACAAGTGTGTAGCGGTTGAAGTCAAAAAAGAGGGGATGAGCTTTCATGCGTTTGCGCGAAGAAATGCCTGACTTTCCCGGGATTACGGAGTGGATCAATGGACAAGTAACCAAAGCTGATTTGGCTGGAAGTCCTGTTTTGGTGCATATCTGGTCCGTCAGTTGTTACATGTGCATGGAATCGATGCCAAGCATAAATGAATGGCGAGACCAATACGCTGCAAACGGTTTGAAGGTCATTGGCATTCATACGACTCATTGGGAAAAAGATACAGATATCGAGCTGATAAAGAAGGCGATTGCAGAACAACATTTGACACACCCTATTGCAATCGATAATGATAGAAAGACAGCCGATGCATTCCAGAATGAATACGTCCCCGCTTTTTATTTGTTTGACGAGGCTCTTCAGTTACGTCACTTTCAGGCAGGAGAGAAGGGTCTCCAACTGGTAAAAAAACGCTTGTTCAGAATTTTGGGGATCGAAGAGGAATCCTAGAATGTTCGTCTAATTATGTATGTGTAATGGATTGTACCCGATAGGAGGATATGTAAACGATGGAATTCCCGAAAAATCTACGTTACAGTGAAGAGCATGAGTGGGTGCGAGTAGAAGGAAACAAGGCGTACATCGGAATCACTTCTTTTGCTCAAGCAGAGCTGGGTGACATCGTGTTTGTCGAGTTGCCTGAGGTAGGCGCGACAATCCAACAGGATGAGCCGTTTGGCAGCGTGGAATCGGTAAAAACCGTTTCTGAACTGTACGCTCCTGTAACTGGTAAAGTAGTAGAAGTAAATGGCGAACTGGAAGACGCACCTGAACTGGTGAACTCCTCGCCATACGAGCAAGCATGGATGATCGTCGTCGAATTGTCTGATGCAGCCGGGCTGGACAAGCTGATGGATGCAGACAAATACGAAGCGATGGTAAAAGAATAGGAAACAAAAAAGCCGGGGCTTTTGTGCTCCGGCTTTTCTTTATTGATGGACGAACTACTCCAGCTTGAATGTTCGTACGGCATCATTTAGCTCTTCTGCCATTTTCGCTAGCATCGTTGCAGCCGAAGAGATTTCCTCCATAGAGGCGGTTTGCTCTTCCGCCGCTGCTGCAACCGTTTGAGAGTTGCCGGCTGATTGCTCCGTGATTTGTGTAATATGTGTAATGGCGGATACAATCGTTTGCATTTGCTGACTGATTTTGCTCATTTCGCTTGTCACTTCATTCATACGAACGAGCAACCCCGACGTGGAGCCGGTAATTTGCTCAAATGCATTTCCTGTTGAGCGAACGAGAGTCATGCCTTCTTCCAAAATAGAAGCACCATGATTCATTGCCGCAATTGCTGAGCCTGTGTCCTGCTGAATCACGGTGACGATGTGACTGACCTGCTCGGCGGCAGAACTGGACTGTTCGGCCAGCTTGCGTACTTCGTCGGCTACGACCGCAAAGCCGCGTCCCTGTTCTCCGGCGCGAGCTGCTTCGATAGCGGCGTTCAGAGCAAGCAGGTTGGTTTGATTGGCGATCGTCGTGATGAGTGAGATCATTTCTCCAATCTCTTGGGAGCGTTGGCCTAGCGTATTGACAATGGCAGATGTCTTGGCCATCTGGCTATGGATCACATCCATGTGCTCGACTGTTTTTGCTGCCATCTGATTGCCATCTGTGGCTTGGTGATTCGCTTCTTGTGTGGAGAGATTTACATCCTCAATGCCTTTTTCCATCGCTTCGATGTGTACCGCAATCTCGTTGATGACCTCATAGCCTTGAACAGTCGCGTCCACTTGCTGCTCAGTACCGTAGGCAATTTCTTGAACGGATTGAGCAATCTGCTCTGTTGCTTTGCTCGTCTGTTCCGCACTTGCCATCAATTGCTCAGACGTAGCAGCAACCTGTTGAGCGTTGAAGCTGACTTGACCCAGTGTTTCGCGTAAGGTTGCCGTCATGGAGTTGAATCGATTTGCCATAACCCCGATCTCATCTACTGTCTTAATATCCATAGAAGCGGTAAAATCGCCATTGGAGAGGGCTTGCGACAGCTGGTTGGCACGCTCGATTTGTTTGGTTAAGTATTTGCTGAAGGAATAGATGACAGCAATCATGATCAACAGCCCGATCAGGCTCACTGTACAAAGCTCAAAGAACAAGTCATAGAGTGGATCGGCAATTTCTTTTTCTGGCATTACGAGAGCGATTGTCCAGTTTGTATTACCGAGCTCTTGAAAATAAACGCGATTGATGCCGTTTTCATCGGTAAATGTCTTCATCCCTGACTTCTCTTCTAAAAGAGAAGGACCTATTCCTGCCAAGGATGCATTATCGTCAGATTGAACGGAATGATTCATCAGCTTGTCTGCTTGTGGATGAGCGAGGTATCTCCCTTTTTGATCCACCAAAAAGGCCCAGCCTGTTTCGCCTACTTTTGTACTGGAGACGAGCTTTTCCACGTTAGAGAGTGTGATATCGTCTGTGGCTACACCCAGGAGCTTTTTATCCGGAGTGTAAAAAGGAGCGACTACCGTCACCATCGACACCTTGGAAATTGCGTCAAAGTACGGCTCGGAATAATCGGTTTCCTTCTTGGTTGAAATACCTACCTTGTACCAGTCATGGTTGGGATAGTTATAGGAATCACTGCTGTACTCATCTGTAATGTTAACCTTGCCGTCGTTCTTAGCCCCGTAAGTAGCAACGAGTTTTTTGTTCGGGTCAAAAGCGTAAGGTTCCATGAAAATTCCCATTCCAACCGTCGTATCATTAATGAGAACGGTTTTGGACAGCAGGGAATTTAACTGCGGAAGCGAATTTGTAATAGGAGCCATTTCAATAAAGCGAGCCATACTCAGGGTTACCTTGCTGTGGGCTTCCAGTTGCTTTTCCACATTGCTGCCGACCATATCGAGTTGATAATTCATTTTGTCTTCAATTTCCCGATTCAGTTGGTCGACAGAGAACCAGAAACCGATGCCCACGACGAGCAAAAGAGTCAAAATAATGACAGGCAGAGTAATGGTCAGGGTTCGAGCACGAAGACTTTTGAAACGAAGCATGAAACCGCTCTCCTTTTGAATTTTTGCTAAAATGATTATTATTTCTTATTATCGGATAGATGAAGAC
The window above is part of the Brevibacillus antibioticus genome. Proteins encoded here:
- a CDS encoding polysaccharide deacetylase family protein, which produces MHKCIRYALLLACLLGYGTLPAFAQQTLPSYEPIHRIDTVKKVVALTFDDGPDAIYTPKILEVLHQYNVRATFFVLGSQVDKHPKVLQWIYKAGHEIGNHGYHHFDLNKLTEHEVYEDIKHAERSILKTTGILAQYYRPPYGILTHDVMNAVQTSGYDIIHWSIDPRDWSLARTANVIAKSVKSNVSSGDIILFHDGGLNQRQTVAALRELITDLRSQGYRFVTVSQLLDAAK
- a CDS encoding DUF2797 domain-containing protein produces the protein MELRGMLQGLTHEYHGGDKPVDYYLNIGGYRLPLNEWLGSELTISFLGEKNCIACGRKTNKTFNSGYCYPCFTKLPENDLCIVKPHECHFDLGTCRDESFGEKYCMIPHFVYLAVSSDIKVGLTRKHNELRRWVDQGAIRAIPIAELPTRRMAGELEFHLSQFLPDKTNWRKMLKGDVKEIDLLAMRDEVYGHFPEQFKAFQYREDEWVDIAYPILESLDKINSKTLDKEEQLGGRLIGVKAQYLIFENGVFQTRKHAGYQVEIKAKPSA
- a CDS encoding methyl-accepting chemotaxis protein, with the translated sequence MLRFKSLRARTLTITLPVIILTLLLVVGIGFWFSVDQLNREIEDKMNYQLDMVGSNVEKQLEAHSKVTLSMARFIEMAPITNSLPQLNSLLSKTVLINDTTVGMGIFMEPYAFDPNKKLVATYGAKNDGKVNITDEYSSDSYNYPNHDWYKVGISTKKETDYSEPYFDAISKVSMVTVVAPFYTPDKKLLGVATDDITLSNVEKLVSSTKVGETGWAFLVDQKGRYLAHPQADKLMNHSVQSDDNASLAGIGPSLLEEKSGMKTFTDENGINRVYFQELGNTNWTIALVMPEKEIADPLYDLFFELCTVSLIGLLIMIAVIYSFSKYLTKQIERANQLSQALSNGDFTASMDIKTVDEIGVMANRFNSMTATLRETLGQVSFNAQQVAATSEQLMASAEQTSKATEQIAQSVQEIAYGTEQQVDATVQGYEVINEIAVHIEAMEKGIEDVNLSTQEANHQATDGNQMAAKTVEHMDVIHSQMAKTSAIVNTLGQRSQEIGEMISLITTIANQTNLLALNAAIEAARAGEQGRGFAVVADEVRKLAEQSSSAAEQVSHIVTVIQQDTGSAIAAMNHGASILEEGMTLVRSTGNAFEQITGSTSGLLVRMNEVTSEMSKISQQMQTIVSAITHITQITEQSAGNSQTVAAAAEEQTASMEEISSAATMLAKMAEELNDAVRTFKLE
- the gcvH gene encoding glycine cleavage system protein GcvH; the protein is MEFPKNLRYSEEHEWVRVEGNKAYIGITSFAQAELGDIVFVELPEVGATIQQDEPFGSVESVKTVSELYAPVTGKVVEVNGELEDAPELVNSSPYEQAWMIVVELSDAAGLDKLMDADKYEAMVKE
- a CDS encoding arsenate reductase family protein; its protein translation is MTMKAYLYNKCDTCRKAKKWLTDQNIGFEEIPIVDAPPSKEELHQIWQTSGLDLRKFFNVSGVHYRELGLKDKLPTMSEDEMLELLASNGKLIKRPLLANDRTVTLGFKEEELEKAWGGKA
- a CDS encoding amino acid ABC transporter ATP-binding protein codes for the protein MIIQVSNLTKNYGDLKVLKGITTQVAEKEVVCVIGPSGSGKSTFLRCLNQLEEMSSGKIVINGHDLSDPKTDMNKVREEVGMVFQRFNLFPHKTVLENVMLAPVKVKKMSQEEARKQGLALLQKVGLQDKADVYPERLSGGQMQRVAIARALAMNPKVMLFDEPTSALDPELVGEVLAVIKNLAKEGMTMVIVTHEMNFAKEVGDRIIFMDQGIIMAEGHPSEVFGNTVNDRLRSFLGKVLA
- a CDS encoding aminotransferase class I/II-fold pyridoxal phosphate-dependent enzyme, yielding MMRQPSKRLNHLSADIFSEMEARKREVAKTRTVYDLSIGSPDQQPDEKLLQTLIHAIWQPTSFRYPLSEGTAAFREEVARWYQYRFGVELAPDGEVHSLMGSQDGLAHFALAWTDPGDIVLVPDPGYPIYEGSVHLAGAVPYRMPLRAENEFLPKLTDIPEEIAARATFIILNYPNNPVSAVATLAFFEEVVAFAKRFDIIVVHDLAYSEMVFDGYQAPSFLQVPGAKEVGIEFNSFSKSFNMAGCRIAYVVGNADIIKPLAIVKSNIDYGVFLPVQQMAIEALRKDRESGGENTVAPVYQERRDVLLGALAKAGWSIPSPKATMFVWAAVPNGWTSREFAFALLEKAGVVVVPGSAFGEEGEGYVRIALVQPPEILLEAVAAIDQSGILRMKTSV
- a CDS encoding redoxin domain-containing protein — encoded protein: MRLREEMPDFPGITEWINGQVTKADLAGSPVLVHIWSVSCYMCMESMPSINEWRDQYAANGLKVIGIHTTHWEKDTDIELIKKAIAEQHLTHPIAIDNDRKTADAFQNEYVPAFYLFDEALQLRHFQAGEKGLQLVKKRLFRILGIEEES